The following proteins are co-located in the Telopea speciosissima isolate NSW1024214 ecotype Mountain lineage chromosome 9, Tspe_v1, whole genome shotgun sequence genome:
- the LOC122640616 gene encoding transcription factor bHLH162-like, translating into MENEKIASPRTDRKTVERNRRNHMKTLYSKLNSLIPNQNSKETMALAEQLEEATNYITRLENELEKLKEKKEHLMGMERVSKSMSSGMMVELIRTPPHIEIHDMGSVLEVILISDFDTQFMFNEIIRLLQEEGADIVSAQFSVVNNQTYFHTIHSEVAETSLGFGAARISNRLTNFVHEYFVLSESVPQTVQQCSSSVNPLLS; encoded by the exons ATGGAGAATGAGAAGATTGCTTCCCCTAGAACCGATCGCAAGACTGTAGAGAGGAATAGAAGAAATCACATGAAGACCCTTTACTCCAAGCTCAATTCTCTCATCCCAAATCAGAACTCtaag GAAACAATGGCACTGGCTGAACAACTGGAAGAAGCTACAAATTACATAACAAGGTTAGAGAATGAATTGGAAAaactgaaggagaagaaagaacacTTAATGGGTATGGAAAGAGTAAGTAAAAGCATGAGCAGTGGAATGATGGTGGAGTTAATAAGAACACCACCCCATATTGAGATTCATGATATGGGTTCTGTTTTGGAGGTGATTCTAATAAGTGACTTCGACACTCAATTCATGTTCAATGAGATTATTCGTTTGCTTCAAGAAGAAGGAGCTGATATTGTGAGTGCCCAATTTTCTGTAGTCAACAACCAAACCTATTTCCACACAATACATTCTGAG GTAGCAGAGACTTCTCTTGGTTTTGGAGCTGCAAGGATATCCAACAGACTAACAAACTTTGTCCACGAATACTTTGTTCTCTCTGAAAGTGTGCCCCAGACTGTTCAGCAGTGTTCATCCTCTGTCAATCCTCTTTTAAGTTGA